A genomic segment from Gadus morhua unplaced genomic scaffold, gadMor3.0, whole genome shotgun sequence encodes:
- the LOC115538439 gene encoding low-density lipoprotein receptor-related protein 8 isoform X2 yields MVSHRDQILFIVFLLPYLVQPAEYHAVGTNVTLQTGYGGNNLNSVDWNHGENNAVKWFENNFKAYGNFEDRIFLNRTNGDLTLIGVNDSESGEYTVSLNGKDSVTKHFIKVIYHVPVPTVTVNCSPEGELMRFCLYTCAGDTSQSEPVSYEWSLPNGTLLSASNKTINVTMESLTGPHDQLLCTMKNPVNNATATVMSPPRSTALATTTTPHPTSTAPPTTSTAPPTSKAPPTTSTAPPTSTAPPTTSTAPPTSTAPPSTAPPSPPAERNGYFVSTVILAVILAVILAAIIAVICVHKHMTGVWIWKKEIWEKRKDERNGSSKAGTNGSPERLLNEYQLKNLELNGARKHGDTI; encoded by the exons ATGGTTTCGCATAGGGATCAGATCTTGTTCATCGTATTTCTACTTCCGTACTTGGTGCAGCCGGCCG aaTATCATGCAGTTGGGACCAATGTGACCCTTCAAACCGGGTATGGAGGCAACAACCTAAACAGTGTTGACTGGAACCACGGTGAAAACAATGCTGTGAAGTGGTTCGAGAACAATTTTAAGGCCTACGGCAACTTTGAAG ATCGCATATTTCTGAACCGCACCAACGGAGATCTGACCCTCATCGGTGTGAACGACTCAGAGAGTGGGGAATACACCGTATCACTCAACGGCAAAGACAGCGTCACTAAGCACTTTATCAAAGTCATCT ACCACGTGCCCGTCCCCACGGTGACGGTGAACTGTTCGCCCGAAGGTGAACTCATGAGGTTCTGTCTCTACACCTGCGCCGGCGACACCAGTCAATCAGAGCCTGTCAGCTACGAGTGGAGCCTCCCCAACGGGACCCTCCTCTCGGCCTCCAACAAGACCATCaatgtcaccatg GAGTCTCTGACCGGCCCTCATGATCAGTTGTTATGTACCATGAAGAACCCTGTGAACAACGCCACGGCCACCGTCATGTCCCCCCCCAGAAGCACGGCCctggccaccaccaccacgccccaccccaccagcacggccccgcccaccaccagcacggccccacccaccagcaaggccccgcccaccaccagcacggccccacccaccagcacggccccgcccaccaccagcacGGCCCCACCCACCAGCACGGCCCCCCCCAGCACggccccccccagcccgcctGCGGAGCGCAACGGTT ATTTTGTTAGCACCGTGATCTTGGCGGTGATCTTGGCGGTGATCTTGGCGGCAATAATTGCAGTTATCTGCGTTCACAAGCACATGACAG GGGTCTGGATCTGGAAAAAAG AAATCTGGGAGAAACGAAAGGATGAAAGGAATG GGTCTTCCAAAGCTGGGACGAATGGATCTCCGGAACGCCTGCTTAACGAGTACCAGTT GAAGAACTTGGAACTCAACGGGGCCAGGAAGCATGGGGATACTATCTGA
- the LOC115538439 gene encoding low-density lipoprotein receptor-related protein 8 isoform X1, whose protein sequence is MVSHRDQILFIVFLLPYLVQPAEYHAVGTNVTLQTGYGGNNLNSVDWNHGENNAVKWFENNFKAYGNFEDRIFLNRTNGDLTLIGVNDSESGEYTVSLNGKDSVTKHFIKVIYHVPVPTVTVNCSPEGELMRFCLYTCAGDTSQSEPVSYEWSLPNGTLLSASNKTINVTMESLTGPHDQLLCTMKNPVNNATATVMSPPRSTALATTTTPHPTSTAPPTTSTAPPTSKAPPTTSTAPPTSTAPPTTSTAPPTSTAPPSTAPPSPPAERNGYFVSTVILAVILAVILAAIIAVICVHKHMTGVWIWKKGQKLKYHLNPIAFTFRAFSRRFHPKGLTISTFVRRKKQQYLAVGAVRMFIEPSANHLQSLG, encoded by the exons ATGGTTTCGCATAGGGATCAGATCTTGTTCATCGTATTTCTACTTCCGTACTTGGTGCAGCCGGCCG aaTATCATGCAGTTGGGACCAATGTGACCCTTCAAACCGGGTATGGAGGCAACAACCTAAACAGTGTTGACTGGAACCACGGTGAAAACAATGCTGTGAAGTGGTTCGAGAACAATTTTAAGGCCTACGGCAACTTTGAAG ATCGCATATTTCTGAACCGCACCAACGGAGATCTGACCCTCATCGGTGTGAACGACTCAGAGAGTGGGGAATACACCGTATCACTCAACGGCAAAGACAGCGTCACTAAGCACTTTATCAAAGTCATCT ACCACGTGCCCGTCCCCACGGTGACGGTGAACTGTTCGCCCGAAGGTGAACTCATGAGGTTCTGTCTCTACACCTGCGCCGGCGACACCAGTCAATCAGAGCCTGTCAGCTACGAGTGGAGCCTCCCCAACGGGACCCTCCTCTCGGCCTCCAACAAGACCATCaatgtcaccatg GAGTCTCTGACCGGCCCTCATGATCAGTTGTTATGTACCATGAAGAACCCTGTGAACAACGCCACGGCCACCGTCATGTCCCCCCCCAGAAGCACGGCCctggccaccaccaccacgccccaccccaccagcacggccccgcccaccaccagcacggccccacccaccagcaaggccccgcccaccaccagcacggccccacccaccagcacggccccgcccaccaccagcacGGCCCCACCCACCAGCACGGCCCCCCCCAGCACggccccccccagcccgcctGCGGAGCGCAACGGTT ATTTTGTTAGCACCGTGATCTTGGCGGTGATCTTGGCGGTGATCTTGGCGGCAATAATTGCAGTTATCTGCGTTCACAAGCACATGACAG GGGTCTGGATCTGGAAAAAAGGTCAGAAACTTAAATACCACTTAAATCCTAttgcatttacattcagggcgtttagcagacgctttcatccaaagggacttacaataagtacatttgtcagaagaaagaaacaacaatatctCGCTGTCGgagcagtaaggatgttcatagaacccagTGCCAATCActtacaatcactaggttaa